The following proteins are encoded in a genomic region of Paenibacillus sp. FSL R7-0273:
- the cimA gene encoding citramalate synthase has protein sequence MSKSISIFDTTLRDGTQGEGISLSADDKLKIAKKLDDLGVHYIEGGIPGSNNKDIEFFKRVKELYLNAKITAFGSTRRKNSVAEHDDNLLRMLDAGVPAATLVGKSWDFHVHTALQTTLEENLAMIGDSISYLKRKGLEVIFDAEHFFDGYKNNPEYAAAVLAKAREAGADWLVMCDTNGGTLPNEVYDIVTAISGQLPGAALGIHTHNDCELAVANALSAINAGARQVQGTINGYGERCGNANLCSIIPTLQLKMGRHCIPGDSLPQLTNTARYISEVANVNMPVNQPYVGTAAFAHKGGIHVSAILRDSRTYEHIAPELVGNKQRVLVSELAGQSNVLSKAQDMGLSLDPTSEQARKVIDKIKNLEHQGYQFEGADASLELLLREATGELNELFKFESFKMLVEKNAGQPVVSEAFVKLRVGGESLYTAAEGNGPVNALDNALRKALKTYFPQLDEMHLSDYKVRVLDEQDQTAAKVRVLIESKDYNNTWSTVGVSSNVIEASWEALVDSMRYALLGQISLENETRNSSEPKGLVNH, from the coding sequence ATGTCTAAGTCCATTTCCATCTTCGATACGACACTTCGCGACGGCACCCAAGGCGAGGGCATCAGCCTGTCTGCGGATGACAAGCTGAAGATTGCCAAGAAGCTCGATGATCTCGGTGTACATTACATTGAAGGTGGCATCCCGGGGAGCAACAATAAAGACATTGAGTTTTTCAAAAGAGTCAAGGAACTGTATCTTAACGCCAAAATCACCGCTTTCGGCAGCACCCGTCGCAAAAACTCCGTCGCAGAGCATGATGATAACCTGCTTAGAATGCTTGATGCCGGTGTTCCGGCGGCAACACTCGTCGGTAAGTCCTGGGACTTCCACGTGCATACCGCCCTTCAGACAACGCTGGAGGAGAACCTCGCAATGATCGGTGACTCCATTTCCTATCTTAAGCGCAAGGGACTGGAGGTCATCTTTGATGCCGAGCATTTCTTTGACGGCTACAAGAACAATCCGGAGTATGCTGCAGCCGTGCTGGCCAAGGCCCGCGAAGCAGGTGCAGACTGGCTTGTCATGTGTGATACGAACGGCGGTACACTGCCGAATGAGGTATACGACATCGTAACAGCGATCTCCGGGCAACTTCCCGGCGCTGCTTTGGGCATTCATACCCATAATGACTGTGAGCTTGCAGTTGCCAATGCACTCAGTGCAATCAACGCGGGAGCCCGGCAGGTTCAGGGTACCATTAACGGCTACGGGGAGCGCTGCGGTAACGCGAATCTGTGTTCCATTATCCCTACCCTCCAGCTTAAAATGGGCCGCCACTGCATTCCGGGAGATTCCCTGCCTCAGCTGACCAATACTGCACGCTATATCAGTGAGGTTGCCAATGTGAACATGCCGGTGAATCAGCCTTATGTCGGCACCGCTGCTTTTGCCCATAAGGGCGGCATCCATGTCTCGGCCATTCTGCGCGATTCCCGTACCTACGAGCATATTGCACCAGAATTGGTAGGTAACAAGCAGCGTGTTCTCGTCTCCGAGCTTGCAGGCCAGAGCAACGTGCTCTCCAAAGCCCAGGATATGGGGCTTAGTCTTGACCCGACCAGCGAGCAGGCGCGCAAGGTGATCGACAAGATCAAGAATCTGGAGCACCAGGGTTACCAGTTTGAAGGTGCAGATGCCTCCCTTGAGCTGCTGCTGCGTGAAGCGACTGGCGAGCTTAACGAGCTGTTCAAGTTTGAATCCTTCAAGATGCTCGTCGAAAAGAATGCCGGCCAGCCGGTAGTCTCCGAGGCCTTCGTCAAGCTCCGTGTAGGCGGAGAAAGCCTGTACACCGCCGCTGAAGGCAATGGTCCGGTTAACGCACTGGACAACGCCCTGCGCAAAGCGCTTAAGACTTATTTTCCGCAGCTTGATGAAATGCATCTCTCTGACTATAAGGTCCGTGTACTCGATGAGCAGGATCAGACTGCAGCCAAGGTACGTGTATTGATTGAATCCAAGGACTACAACAACACCTGGAGCACTGTCGGAGTATCCAGCAATGTGATTGAAGCCAGCTGGGAAGCGCTGGTGGACAGTATGCGCTACGCCCTGCTCGGCCAGATCTCCCTGGAGAACGAAACAAGAAACAGCAGTGAACCAAAAGGTCTGGTCAATCATTGA
- a CDS encoding DNA polymerase IV, translated as MNNGNHVDKKVDIVQNVDRYYPASGRVILHVDMNAFYCSVHEAEEPDLYKGKPTAVAGSVEQRRGIIVTCSYAARRFGISTGMQVQKALHICPSLTLIQPNFHLYRKYSNAFMQIAYSYTPLLEAVSIDECYLDITGSKQFGTPLEIAGEIQRRIMDELGLPCSIGVAPNKLLAKMASDLKKPNGISVLRLRDVPEVLWNKPCGEMFGIGGKTAEKLRKLGIYNIGQLAAADERMLTDHFGVMGSWLKRAGNGLDYGVVNPEREQSKSIGHTTTLPKDVVGLADARPILLNLSDQVARRLRKQGLVAAGVQLTIRTPDMKTITRSRQLEAPTETAEDIYKVVCEQFARHWKGDKPVRLLGVTLQGLSPKEESAIQLDLFDYERQPKKESLNKAMDMLRNKFGENAVLTAGMLSDSHSARLRNHKERGTSLQKDNMEQVDPEKA; from the coding sequence ATGAACAATGGAAACCATGTAGATAAGAAGGTAGATATTGTGCAGAATGTGGACCGTTATTACCCGGCAAGCGGCAGGGTGATCCTGCATGTTGATATGAATGCTTTTTACTGCTCGGTGCATGAAGCGGAGGAGCCGGATCTATACAAAGGAAAGCCTACCGCAGTTGCCGGCAGTGTGGAGCAGCGCAGGGGGATTATCGTTACCTGTTCCTATGCTGCCCGCAGGTTCGGGATATCTACAGGCATGCAGGTGCAGAAGGCGCTGCACATATGCCCGTCCTTAACCCTTATTCAGCCGAATTTTCATTTATACCGCAAATATTCCAATGCTTTTATGCAGATTGCCTACAGCTATACCCCGCTGCTAGAAGCGGTATCCATCGATGAGTGCTATCTGGACATTACCGGCTCCAAGCAGTTTGGCACCCCGCTGGAAATTGCCGGAGAGATTCAGCGGCGGATTATGGATGAGCTGGGTCTGCCGTGCTCGATCGGGGTAGCCCCCAATAAGCTTTTGGCCAAAATGGCCTCGGATCTCAAAAAGCCGAACGGCATATCTGTGCTGCGTCTGCGTGATGTCCCCGAGGTGCTGTGGAACAAGCCGTGCGGCGAAATGTTCGGTATCGGCGGCAAGACGGCTGAAAAGCTGCGCAAGCTGGGCATTTATAATATCGGACAGCTTGCGGCAGCCGATGAACGGATGCTTACCGACCATTTCGGGGTGATGGGCTCCTGGCTGAAGCGGGCCGGGAATGGTTTAGATTATGGAGTGGTGAATCCCGAGCGCGAGCAGAGCAAGTCCATCGGGCATACTACGACTCTGCCGAAGGATGTGGTAGGACTGGCTGATGCCAGGCCGATCCTGCTGAATCTGAGCGATCAGGTAGCACGGCGGCTCCGGAAGCAGGGCCTGGTTGCTGCGGGTGTGCAGCTTACGATCCGGACCCCTGATATGAAGACGATAACGCGATCCCGCCAGCTGGAGGCTCCTACAGAAACCGCTGAGGATATCTACAAGGTTGTATGCGAGCAGTTTGCCCGGCACTGGAAGGGTGATAAGCCGGTAAGACTGCTTGGCGTAACCCTGCAGGGCCTGAGCCCCAAGGAGGAATCCGCGATTCAGCTGGATCTGTTCGATTATGAGCGTCAGCCGAAGAAGGAATCACTGAATAAGGCAATGGACATGCTGCGCAACAAATTTGGTGAAAATGCTGTGCTTACTGCCGGAATGCTAAGTGACAGCCATTCGGCCCGCCTGCGTAACCACAAGGAGCGAGGCACCTCGCTGCAGAAGGATAACATGGAGCAGGTGGACCCGGAAAAAGCCTGA
- a CDS encoding ferredoxin, translated as MAKYTWVEKDTCIACGACGATAPDIFDYDDEGLAEVIFENDGNRGCTVIPDDLFDDLQDSADGCPTDSIKIADAPFNKEG; from the coding sequence ATGGCTAAGTACACTTGGGTCGAAAAAGACACTTGCATCGCTTGCGGTGCCTGTGGCGCAACGGCTCCTGATATTTTTGATTACGATGATGAGGGTTTGGCAGAAGTGATTTTTGAGAATGACGGAAACCGCGGATGCACAGTGATCCCTGACGATCTGTTCGACGATCTGCAGGATTCTGCTGACGGCTGCCCAACCGATTCCATCAAAATTGCGGACGCTCCTTTCAATAAGGAAGGTTAA
- a CDS encoding L,D-transpeptidase → MKNSQHLKAYVQMHPDNKMAWYLLGKEYYKSGQEGKANYCFNMAGEVYEAFERSKVPAEMLREYEDGMLKAAYDRHQVKLKRRRMLVALMLAMLVLLPSAVPSGADLGTEAELALALSQAEETAPEPAADDPQEARPELQEEPELGFTAVSGDAAGSGAALAQLLQGEKPDVTAMLTMERSGKWLLWREKLPLAATLVKNANGRAVYQSYDRAACECEPPESAALQQQAGQWQSRQEQLAVLWSAMRAYKNSKGSLPQSPEALTGAFPGNWLAGTTPLMKEAFASVRSAAAAGMTQQPAAGSGDKAPAAGGGEAGGGNAGAAGNGGQELPFFTGPLTIIVDKQNHRLAVTSGSVILRNYKVGLGGGRTPEGTFTITDKVVNPNGRDNGEFGSRGMQLSDTNYAIHGTDEPESIGKDESLGCIRMSRADVEELFAMVPMGTKVQISKGGLPDEVLVPGERYPSEAPANQTNPDKVYHWLN, encoded by the coding sequence ATGAAAAATTCGCAGCATCTTAAGGCTTACGTTCAAATGCACCCGGATAACAAGATGGCATGGTACTTGCTCGGTAAGGAATACTATAAGAGCGGCCAGGAGGGTAAGGCCAATTATTGCTTTAATATGGCCGGTGAAGTGTATGAGGCTTTTGAACGCAGTAAAGTTCCGGCGGAAATGCTGCGCGAGTATGAGGACGGCATGCTCAAGGCGGCGTATGACCGCCATCAGGTCAAGCTCAAAAGGAGGCGCATGCTCGTTGCGCTGATGCTGGCAATGCTGGTGCTTTTGCCGTCAGCCGTTCCGTCTGGCGCAGATTTGGGAACGGAGGCAGAGCTGGCGTTAGCACTCAGCCAAGCGGAGGAGACGGCTCCTGAGCCTGCAGCAGATGATCCTCAGGAAGCCCGGCCGGAGCTGCAGGAGGAGCCGGAGCTGGGGTTTACGGCCGTTTCCGGTGACGCTGCAGGCTCAGGCGCGGCGCTTGCGCAGCTGCTGCAGGGAGAAAAGCCTGACGTTACAGCAATGCTGACAATGGAGCGGTCAGGGAAATGGCTGCTCTGGAGGGAAAAGCTTCCGCTGGCTGCAACGCTAGTGAAGAATGCTAACGGACGTGCTGTCTACCAGTCCTATGACCGCGCTGCCTGTGAATGTGAGCCGCCGGAATCTGCTGCGCTGCAGCAGCAGGCCGGGCAATGGCAGAGCCGTCAGGAGCAGCTGGCCGTGCTGTGGAGCGCAATGCGTGCCTATAAGAACAGTAAGGGGAGCCTTCCGCAGTCTCCGGAGGCTTTGACAGGAGCTTTTCCGGGCAACTGGCTTGCCGGAACTACACCGCTGATGAAGGAGGCATTCGCTTCTGTGCGTAGTGCAGCCGCCGCAGGTATGACACAGCAGCCAGCCGCAGGGTCAGGCGATAAAGCACCGGCTGCAGGTGGAGGAGAAGCCGGCGGAGGCAATGCCGGGGCTGCAGGTAACGGCGGTCAGGAGCTGCCTTTTTTTACCGGACCGCTCACTATAATAGTAGATAAGCAAAATCACCGCCTGGCAGTAACCAGCGGCTCCGTTATTTTAAGGAATTATAAGGTTGGGCTTGGAGGCGGCAGGACGCCTGAGGGGACTTTTACTATTACAGACAAGGTAGTGAATCCGAACGGACGGGACAACGGGGAATTCGGCAGCCGGGGGATGCAGCTCTCGGACACTAACTATGCTATACATGGTACGGATGAGCCGGAAAGCATCGGCAAGGATGAGTCACTGGGCTGTATCCGGATGAGCCGTGCGGATGTGGAGGAGCTGTTCGCGATGGTGCCGATGGGCACGAAGGTGCAGATAAGTAAAGGGGGCCTGCCTGATGAGGTGCTGGTTCCGGGTGAACGTTACCCTTCGGAAGCCCCTGCCAACCAGACCAACCCCGATAAAGTCTACCATTGGCTGAATTAA